Proteins from a genomic interval of Rattus norvegicus strain BN/NHsdMcwi chromosome 2, GRCr8, whole genome shotgun sequence:
- the Aadacl2l gene encoding arylacetamide deacetylase-like 2 isoform X2 — translation MYVSDENVTVIDTDFSNIPVRLHVPKRKSERKRPAIIFIHGGIFVFGSCKITAHDNMNRLISNKIGAVVLGIEYRLAPKYLFPAALEDCVSATKFFLQEKILAKYRVDPSRICIMGESSGGALAATVTQLLRSDPEFKNRIKAQALIYPGLQLVDTFLPSHREYPHGPILHREMMFKLASLYVTEDSSMIQALLRNEHMPEESRHLFKFVNWSNFLPEKYKKNYVYTEPVLGKVNASYPVLMDSRLFPLLANDSQLQSLPLTYILTCEHDLLRDDSFIYIARLRNVGVQVFHDHMEEGIHGALSFTMGAVALNLGFKIRDRYIHWLEENL, via the exons TTTCAGATGAAAATGTTACAGTGATTGACACAGACTTCAGTAACATCCCTGTTCGTCTGCATGTGCCAAAGAGgaagtcagagagaaagagaccagCTATTATTTTCATTCATGGTGGTATCTTTGTCTTCGGAAGTTGCA AGATAACAGCTCATGACAACATGAACAGACTCATATCAAACAAGATTGGTGCTGTCGTTTTAGGAATAGA ATACAGACTTGCTCCCAAGTATCTATTCCCAGCTGCCCTTGAAGACTGTGTTTCTGCAACCAAGTTCTTTCTCCAGGAGAAAATTCTTGCAAAATACAGAGTGGATCCCTCACGCATCTGCATTATGGGAGAGAGTTCTGGGGGTGCTTTGGCAGCAACAGTGACTCAACTg CTACGGAGTGATCCAGAATTCAAAAATAGAATCAAGGCACAAGCCTTAATATACCCCGGCCTACAGTTGGTTGACACCTTCCTGCCATCTCATCGAGAGTATCCACATGGTCCAATCCTGCACAGGGAGATGATGTTCAAGTTGGCGTCTCTATATGTAACTGAAGACTCATCAATGATCCAGGCCTTACTGAGGAACGAACACATGCCCGAAGAATCGAGACACCTGTTCAAGTTTGTTAACTGGAGTAACTTCCTTCCTGAGAAGTACAAAAAGAACTATGTTTACACTGAACCAGTTCTTGGGAAGGTGAATGCTTCCTACCCAGTGCTTATGGATAGCAGGCTGTTTCCTTTGCTAGCCAATGACTCCCAGTTACAGAGTTTACCACTAACTTATATCCTCACTTGCGAACATGATCTCTTAAGAGATGATAGTTTCATTTACATCGCTCGACTTAGAAATGTTGGAGTTCAAGTTTTTCACGACCACATGGAGGAAGGAATTCATGGAGCTCTATCCTTCACTATGGGTGCCGTGGCTTTAAATCTAGGATTTAAAATAAGAGATAGGTATATTCATTGGTTAGAGGAAAACCTATGA